In one window of Cellulophaga sp. HaHa_2_95 DNA:
- a CDS encoding Rossmann-like and DUF2520 domain-containing protein: protein MISIVLIGTGNIATHLFDTFLQYDMLNVLQVVGRQKDALNYFSQKTDTCLLTEPITTADVYIIAVSDDAITEVSSKLKDVNGLVVHTSGSVPMLALVNCKNIGVFYPLQTFSKGKKVNFRTIPICIEAENEENLKSLSFLAETISDKVYHISTDQRRHLHLAAVFVNNFTNYMYTIGNEICDEHQVPFDILRPLIKETSDKIETLAPKEAQTGPARRNDVATMQRHLEQINGKDKKQMYKILSESIQEKYGKKL, encoded by the coding sequence ATGATTTCAATTGTGCTCATTGGTACTGGAAATATTGCAACGCATCTATTTGATACTTTTTTGCAATATGACATGCTCAACGTATTGCAGGTAGTAGGACGACAGAAAGATGCTCTGAACTATTTTAGCCAAAAAACAGACACCTGCCTTTTAACAGAACCCATCACCACAGCAGATGTATATATTATTGCGGTGAGTGATGATGCTATTACGGAAGTTTCTTCTAAACTTAAGGATGTTAATGGTTTGGTGGTACATACCTCGGGTAGTGTACCGATGCTTGCCTTAGTGAACTGTAAAAACATCGGCGTATTTTATCCATTACAAACTTTTTCTAAAGGTAAAAAGGTGAATTTTAGAACTATTCCCATTTGCATCGAAGCCGAAAATGAGGAGAATTTAAAATCACTTTCTTTCCTTGCGGAAACAATTTCTGATAAGGTGTACCACATATCTACAGATCAACGCAGGCATTTACATTTGGCTGCCGTTTTTGTAAACAACTTTACCAATTATATGTACACCATAGGCAATGAAATTTGTGATGAACACCAAGTTCCATTTGATATTTTACGTCCATTAATTAAAGAAACTTCAGATAAAATAGAAACTTTAGCTCCAAAAGAGGCACAGACTGGGCCTGCAAGACGTAATGATGTTGCCACCATGCAACGCCATTTGGAACAAATAAATGGCAAAGACAAAAAACAGATGTATAAAATACTAAGCGAATCAATTCAAGAAAAATATGGAAAAAAGTTATAA
- a CDS encoding HAD family hydrolase yields MEKSYKEYLENITTFVFDVDGVFTDGKLLITTEGEMLRTMDVKDGYALKTALNKGYNVCIISGGTNEGVRQRMKTLGVKDIHLGAHQKISILEAYLKANSIAPEHVLYMGDDLPDIPPMKVVGLATCPQDATPEVKTICSYISHKAGGNGCVRDVIEQVLKVRGDWYENFDAYNA; encoded by the coding sequence ATGGAAAAAAGTTATAAAGAATACCTAGAAAATATTACCACATTTGTTTTTGATGTTGATGGTGTTTTTACCGATGGTAAATTGTTAATTACTACAGAAGGTGAAATGCTTAGAACTATGGACGTAAAAGATGGTTACGCCCTAAAAACAGCTCTAAACAAAGGGTATAACGTGTGCATAATTTCTGGCGGCACTAATGAAGGTGTACGTCAGCGTATGAAAACCCTAGGCGTTAAAGATATTCACCTAGGTGCACATCAAAAAATAAGCATTTTAGAAGCCTACTTAAAGGCAAATTCTATAGCTCCGGAACACGTTTTGTATATGGGTGATGATTTGCCAGATATTCCTCCTATGAAAGTAGTTGGATTAGCCACATGCCCTCAAGATGCAACACCAGAAGTAAAAACCATATGCAGCTATATTTCACATAAAGCTGGTGGTAATGGTTGTGTAAGAGACGTTATAGAGCAAGTATTAAAAGTTCGTGGCGATTGGTATGAGAATTTTGATGCCTATAACGCTTAG
- a CDS encoding Maf family nucleotide pyrophosphatase translates to MWNKKLNRLHLILASGSPRRKKFFEELDLEVVIDVRPVEEVYPDHLKGSEIPDYLAVLKASKFKETLNANDVVITSDTVVWYKNESLAKPADGNEAYEMLRKMSNDWHEVITAVCFTSSGKQTVLNSTTHVRFKELSDEEIWYYINTYKPFDKAGAYGIQEWIGLIGIEEIKGSHANVVGLPTHLVHKTLMSMVS, encoded by the coding sequence ATGTGGAATAAAAAATTGAACCGTTTACATCTAATTTTAGCTTCAGGATCTCCAAGAAGAAAAAAATTCTTTGAAGAATTAGACCTTGAGGTCGTTATAGATGTTCGGCCGGTAGAAGAAGTGTACCCTGATCATTTAAAAGGAAGTGAAATCCCTGATTATTTAGCGGTGCTTAAAGCTTCAAAATTTAAAGAAACACTGAATGCGAATGATGTGGTTATTACTTCTGACACTGTAGTTTGGTATAAGAATGAATCTTTGGCGAAGCCCGCAGATGGTAATGAAGCGTATGAAATGTTGCGAAAAATGTCTAATGATTGGCATGAAGTTATTACCGCTGTGTGTTTTACCTCCTCAGGGAAGCAAACCGTATTAAATAGTACTACCCATGTAAGATTTAAAGAATTAAGCGACGAAGAAATCTGGTATTATATAAACACCTACAAGCCTTTTGATAAAGCTGGTGCTTATGGTATTCAAGAATGGATAGGACTTATTGGAATAGAAGAAATTAAGGGTTCACATGCTAATGTTGTTGGCTTGCCAACGCACTTAGTTCATAAAACGCTGATGAGTATGGTATCTTAA
- a CDS encoding septum formation inhibitor Maf, whose amino-acid sequence MKKWMKFEFLIIIFSLGAVSLESCAQNEKKTTPEKVTVKEETAPKAKNNLAANFKEYWYSGTAELTSYTLDQARYGEMRGGNAVLIYVTEPFLADKQVKADGSNADNIPVLKLNSTKNYITGIYPYSLMTSSFYPVHDDAHAVKLSFSAQEWCGHIYAQLNNREQFDVVSHSYFENEADQNFTLEKSILENEIWNKIRINPSNLPLGTSEVIPSLEYIRQTHKPLKAYTATMRIDAENDSISTYTISYPELERTLKIDFTTAFPHTIEGWSETYSSGYGDKAKILTTTAIKNKLIITPYWQQNKNSDLFLRDSLGL is encoded by the coding sequence ATGAAAAAGTGGATGAAATTTGAGTTCTTAATCATTATTTTCTCGTTGGGCGCAGTGAGTTTAGAATCTTGTGCTCAAAACGAGAAAAAGACAACTCCTGAAAAAGTTACCGTAAAGGAAGAAACTGCTCCAAAAGCTAAGAATAACTTAGCTGCTAATTTTAAAGAATATTGGTATTCTGGTACAGCAGAGCTTACTTCATATACCTTAGACCAAGCTAGATATGGCGAAATGCGCGGCGGAAATGCTGTTTTAATCTACGTTACAGAACCTTTTTTAGCAGACAAACAAGTAAAGGCAGATGGCTCTAATGCTGACAATATCCCCGTGCTAAAACTAAATAGCACTAAAAACTATATTACAGGTATTTATCCTTATTCATTAATGACGAGTAGTTTTTACCCTGTACACGATGATGCGCATGCGGTAAAACTATCTTTTTCTGCTCAAGAATGGTGCGGACATATTTATGCACAATTAAATAATAGAGAACAATTTGATGTAGTTTCACATTCCTATTTTGAGAATGAAGCGGATCAAAATTTCACTTTAGAAAAATCAATACTTGAAAATGAAATCTGGAATAAAATAAGAATAAACCCCAGTAACTTACCTCTAGGTACATCAGAAGTTATTCCTTCATTAGAATATATTAGGCAAACACACAAGCCTCTAAAAGCATATACCGCAACTATGCGTATTGATGCAGAAAATGATAGTATTAGCACCTACACTATAAGCTACCCTGAGTTAGAAAGAACTTTAAAAATTGACTTCACAACAGCATTTCCTCACACCATAGAAGGATGGTCTGAAACCTATAGTAGTGGGTACGGCGATAAGGCAAAAATATTAACGACTACTGCCATTAAAAATAAGTTAATTATAACACCATATTGGCAACAAAATAAGAATAGTGACCTATTTTTGCGCGATAGTTTAGGTTTATAA
- a CDS encoding mechanosensitive ion channel domain-containing protein — protein sequence MTKFFINHQEELLRSFITIAVVLILKFVFTKAVKKVGKLGDFNKVRTNLIIKYISIALTIIAIAVLTLIWSVNFKDLGALLASIFAVIGVALFAQWSILSNITAGVIIFFSYPFKIGNTIRIFDKEIHKTDKNGDETFVIEDIRAFHLHLRRGNGEILTYPNSLVLQKGVSLVQTYNEDTQEL from the coding sequence ATGACGAAGTTTTTTATCAATCACCAAGAAGAGTTATTACGATCTTTCATCACCATTGCTGTAGTTTTAATTTTAAAGTTTGTATTTACAAAAGCAGTAAAGAAAGTTGGCAAATTAGGTGATTTTAACAAGGTTAGAACCAACCTTATCATTAAATATATTTCTATTGCGTTAACGATTATTGCTATCGCTGTTTTAACTCTAATTTGGAGTGTTAACTTCAAAGATTTAGGTGCATTATTAGCTTCTATTTTTGCCGTAATTGGTGTCGCTCTTTTTGCCCAGTGGTCTATTTTAAGTAACATCACTGCTGGCGTGATTATCTTCTTTTCCTATCCCTTTAAAATCGGGAATACCATCCGTATTTTTGATAAAGAAATTCATAAAACAGACAAGAATGGTGACGAAACTTTTGTAATAGAAGATATCCGAGCGTTTCACTTGCATTTAAGAAGAGGAAATGGTGAGATATTAACATACCCTAATAGTTTGGTGTTACAAAAAGGGGTTTCCCTAGTCCAAACCTACAATGAAGATACCCAAGAATTGTAA
- a CDS encoding PIG-L family deacetylase, whose protein sequence is MRKITKLFALALLLSNFTFAQAPKKSSSSDIYHAIEKLNFLGKALYIAAHPDDENTRLISYLSNNVKAKTAYLSLTRGDGGQNLIGTELSELLGVLRTQELLAARNVDGGNQFFSRAKDFGYSKHPNETLKIWDKDLVLSDVVWVIRNFKPDVIVNRFDHRSPGTTHGHHTSSAMLSFEAFDLAGNSASYPDQLSKTSTWQPKRLFFNTSWWFYGSQEKFDEADKTNLLNVDTGVYYPNLGLSNNEIADMARSQHLCQGFGRLTSRGSETEYIELLKGDLPKNKSDIFDGINTTWTRIDGGKAIGAILYQVEENFNFKNPSIHLPQLLKAYKLLQNSKDLDWKSEKEKELLAIIEAVTGLYLEASATSSFAVPGEVIDIAIEAINRSDANIQLQALELNPDEVIIEGTALKNNIEYKNTLALNIPASAKYTNPYWLNEKGTLGTYTIKDQELIGKPETPRPFHVNFTLNIEGETIVIKKPVIYRYSKPDKGELYQPFEIVPSATAAIKDKVLIFADGTSKQIAVTVKAHKDNAIGEVMLQHAKGWKINTPSLRFTIAKKNDEKTLIFTVTPPATQDESYLSPIVKIDGFEISKELISINYDHIPEQTVLMPAETKVVRLDIKKAGQYIGYIVGAGDKVPESLKQIGYTVQEIDPLSISDASLKKYDAIVLGIRAYNVVTELKFKQKNLLDYVKNGGTMIVQYNTAGRWSDQFENIAPFDLTLSRDRVTDENARVHILDKKNSLLNFPNKISDDDFNGWIQERGLYFPSAWSKEFTPVLGMQDDGETEKKGSLLIAPYGKGTYIYTGLSFFRELPAGVTGAYKLFANMLSVGKTTVSTDKKLKD, encoded by the coding sequence ATGCGCAAAATAACCAAGTTGTTTGCATTAGCTCTCCTATTATCAAATTTTACATTTGCACAAGCCCCTAAGAAAAGTTCTTCCTCAGATATTTATCATGCCATAGAAAAATTAAATTTTCTAGGTAAAGCATTATACATCGCAGCACACCCTGATGATGAAAACACACGGTTAATCTCTTATTTATCAAATAACGTAAAAGCAAAAACGGCTTATTTATCGTTAACAAGAGGTGATGGAGGTCAAAACTTAATTGGTACGGAATTATCAGAACTATTAGGCGTATTACGTACCCAAGAATTATTGGCAGCAAGAAATGTAGATGGTGGAAATCAATTTTTTAGCAGAGCCAAAGATTTTGGCTATTCTAAGCACCCCAATGAAACTCTTAAAATATGGGATAAAGATTTGGTCTTGAGTGATGTTGTTTGGGTTATTAGAAATTTTAAACCCGATGTTATTGTTAACCGCTTTGATCACAGATCTCCAGGTACGACACATGGACATCATACCTCTTCGGCAATGCTAAGTTTTGAAGCTTTTGATTTGGCAGGAAATAGCGCTAGCTATCCAGATCAACTTTCAAAAACAAGTACATGGCAACCCAAACGTTTGTTTTTCAACACCTCTTGGTGGTTTTACGGAAGTCAGGAAAAATTTGATGAAGCAGATAAAACTAATTTATTAAATGTAGATACTGGTGTATACTATCCTAACCTTGGACTTTCCAACAATGAGATTGCAGATATGGCTAGAAGCCAGCATTTATGTCAAGGTTTCGGAAGACTGACATCAAGAGGTTCTGAAACAGAATACATCGAACTTTTAAAAGGAGATTTACCTAAAAACAAGAGCGATATTTTTGACGGAATTAACACGACGTGGACCCGTATTGATGGTGGAAAAGCAATTGGAGCCATTCTATACCAAGTAGAAGAGAACTTTAATTTCAAAAATCCTTCGATACACCTTCCTCAACTTCTTAAAGCCTATAAACTACTACAAAATAGCAAAGATTTAGATTGGAAATCTGAAAAAGAAAAAGAGCTGCTTGCTATTATAGAAGCGGTAACGGGTCTTTATTTAGAAGCTTCTGCAACATCCTCTTTTGCAGTACCAGGTGAGGTTATTGATATAGCAATTGAAGCCATCAATAGAAGTGATGCCAATATACAATTGCAGGCCTTAGAGCTTAATCCTGATGAAGTTATTATTGAGGGTACCGCTCTTAAGAATAATATTGAATACAAAAATACACTGGCGCTAAACATACCTGCATCAGCTAAATATACCAATCCATATTGGTTAAATGAAAAAGGAACTTTAGGCACGTATACCATTAAGGATCAAGAATTAATTGGGAAACCAGAAACACCTAGACCATTTCATGTGAACTTCACTTTAAATATTGAAGGGGAAACCATTGTAATTAAAAAACCTGTAATCTACAGGTATTCAAAGCCAGATAAAGGAGAATTGTACCAACCTTTTGAAATAGTTCCTTCAGCTACAGCAGCTATAAAAGATAAAGTACTAATTTTTGCAGACGGAACATCAAAGCAAATAGCGGTTACTGTTAAAGCTCATAAAGATAATGCCATCGGTGAAGTAATGCTTCAACATGCAAAAGGATGGAAGATTAACACCCCATCATTGCGCTTTACCATTGCTAAGAAAAATGATGAGAAGACCCTTATTTTCACTGTAACTCCACCTGCTACACAAGACGAAAGTTACCTCTCTCCTATTGTAAAGATTGACGGATTTGAAATTTCCAAAGAACTGATTTCTATAAACTATGATCATATTCCAGAACAAACGGTATTAATGCCTGCGGAGACAAAAGTGGTACGCCTAGATATTAAAAAAGCAGGGCAGTATATTGGATATATTGTTGGTGCTGGAGATAAAGTTCCAGAAAGTTTAAAACAGATAGGATATACTGTACAAGAGATAGATCCTTTAAGTATTTCTGATGCATCCCTTAAAAAATACGATGCTATCGTATTAGGTATACGAGCCTATAATGTTGTGACGGAATTAAAGTTCAAGCAGAAAAATCTTTTAGATTATGTAAAAAATGGCGGTACCATGATTGTACAATACAATACGGCTGGCAGATGGAGTGATCAATTTGAAAATATTGCCCCTTTTGATCTTACCTTATCAAGAGATCGTGTAACTGATGAAAACGCAAGGGTCCATATTTTAGATAAAAAAAATTCGCTATTAAATTTCCCGAATAAAATTTCAGATGATGATTTTAACGGTTGGATCCAAGAGCGAGGATTATACTTTCCAAGTGCTTGGAGCAAAGAGTTTACCCCTGTTTTAGGAATGCAAGATGATGGGGAAACAGAAAAAAAAGGGAGCTTACTTATCGCTCCTTATGGAAAAGGAACCTATATTTATACAGGACTCAGTTTCTTCAGAGAATTACCTGCTGGAGTTACAGGCGCCTATAAGTTGTTTGCCAATATGTTGTCTGTTGGAAAAACAACCGTTAGTACTGATAAAAAATTAAAAGATTAA
- a CDS encoding sodium:solute symporter: MEAIDWSILIGTLAFIVGYGVWKTKGSKNVKDYVLGGKEANWTTVGLSVMATQASAITFLSTPGQAFHDGMGFVQFYFGLPIAMVIICIVFVPLYHRLKVYTAYEFLESRFDVKTRTLAALLFLIQRGLAAGITIYAPSIILSAVLGWDLLTLNIIIGTIVTIYTVSGGTKAVNVTQKQQMFIIMLGMFVAFFYILGYLPEDITFSKALKVAGASGKLDILDFSFDTSKRYTFWNGITGGLFLFLAYFGTDQSQVQRYLSGKSVRESQLGLIFNGIFKIPMQFFILLLGVLVFVFYQYNPSPLNFNPAATSAVYDSEYAEDYKLLEQAHEELAIEKKIAQDEFSAALDIKEYDATVEAKQHIISVNNKDKKNRAAAREVINEADPNIETNDKDYVFIHFILNYLPKGLIGLLLAVILSAAMSSTASELNALGTITALDIFKRHTEKRGEKPQEYYVNMSKWFTLIWGIIAIGIACVSNLFDNLIQLVNIIGSIFYGNVLGIFLLAFFIKFVKGNAVFIGAIITQVLVIAIYYFFIYSMPEGEEKVSYLLLNLIGCGLVMGISIFLQLFDNILKTPSIEA; encoded by the coding sequence ATGGAAGCGATTGATTGGAGTATATTAATAGGTACCTTAGCTTTTATTGTAGGTTATGGAGTTTGGAAAACAAAAGGCAGTAAGAACGTTAAAGATTATGTTCTAGGCGGTAAAGAAGCCAATTGGACCACTGTCGGATTATCTGTGATGGCGACACAAGCTAGTGCTATCACCTTTTTATCTACTCCAGGACAGGCATTTCATGACGGAATGGGATTTGTTCAATTTTATTTTGGCCTACCTATTGCCATGGTCATTATTTGCATTGTCTTTGTTCCGCTATATCACCGCTTAAAAGTCTACACTGCTTACGAGTTTTTAGAATCTAGATTTGATGTAAAAACCAGAACACTTGCTGCGCTACTATTTTTAATTCAAAGAGGTTTAGCTGCGGGAATTACGATCTACGCACCTTCTATTATATTATCTGCCGTTCTAGGGTGGGATTTACTCACTTTAAATATTATCATCGGTACCATTGTCACTATTTATACCGTTTCTGGAGGTACTAAGGCTGTAAACGTTACTCAAAAACAGCAAATGTTTATTATTATGCTGGGTATGTTTGTAGCCTTCTTTTATATCTTGGGGTATTTACCCGAAGACATTACTTTTAGCAAAGCCTTAAAAGTTGCAGGTGCTAGCGGAAAATTAGATATTTTAGATTTTAGTTTTGATACGTCCAAGCGCTACACTTTTTGGAATGGTATCACCGGAGGTCTATTCCTTTTCCTAGCCTATTTTGGTACAGATCAAAGCCAAGTACAACGTTATCTTTCTGGAAAATCTGTTAGAGAAAGTCAGCTTGGTCTTATTTTCAACGGTATTTTCAAAATCCCCATGCAGTTCTTTATTTTACTTCTAGGAGTTTTAGTTTTTGTTTTTTACCAATACAACCCTTCTCCCTTAAACTTTAATCCTGCTGCAACTTCGGCGGTATATGACTCTGAATATGCAGAAGATTACAAATTACTAGAGCAAGCACATGAAGAACTAGCTATAGAAAAAAAAATAGCGCAAGATGAGTTTTCTGCAGCATTAGATATCAAAGAGTATGACGCTACTGTAGAAGCAAAACAGCATATTATTTCTGTAAACAATAAAGATAAAAAAAATAGAGCTGCTGCCCGTGAGGTAATAAATGAAGCAGATCCAAATATTGAAACCAATGATAAGGATTATGTATTTATTCACTTTATACTTAATTACCTCCCAAAAGGACTTATAGGCTTACTACTTGCTGTTATACTATCTGCAGCAATGTCTTCAACCGCATCAGAATTAAATGCGTTAGGAACTATTACGGCTCTTGACATTTTTAAAAGACACACCGAAAAAAGAGGCGAAAAACCACAAGAATACTATGTGAATATGTCTAAATGGTTTACCCTCATTTGGGGTATTATAGCCATAGGCATTGCGTGTGTTTCTAATTTATTTGACAATTTAATACAATTGGTAAATATTATAGGATCTATATTCTACGGAAATGTTCTAGGGATATTTTTACTCGCCTTTTTTATCAAATTTGTAAAGGGAAATGCTGTTTTTATAGGGGCTATTATTACACAGGTTTTAGTAATTGCCATCTATTATTTCTTTATTTACAGCATGCCAGAAGGAGAGGAAAAAGTGAGTTATTTACTACTAAATTTAATAGGTTGTGGTCTGGTAATGGGGATTTCAATTTTCTTACAGTTGTTTGATAATATTCTTAAAACACCATCGATAGAGGCATAA
- a CDS encoding DUF2911 domain-containing protein, with translation MKRTLFLFLALCAGFAANAQITTPQPSPAAKVTQVVGLTDVTLEYSRPAMRGRTVFGDLVPFDKMWRTGANKNSIVTFSNDVKVAGKELKAGSYAIFTVPGEAVWEVNFYTNTENWGTPESWDASKVAAVVKINPTTIADKAESFTLAINHISDNGAHLEISWDTTKVAIPFEVPTDATVMEGISKVMAGPGAGDYYASAVYYLNSGKDIKQAKEWMDKAMSMTEKPAFWQLRQQSLIYAKAGDKKGAIEAAKKSLAAAEIAKNMDYVKMNKDSLKEWGAK, from the coding sequence ATGAAAAGAACCCTATTTTTATTTTTAGCACTTTGCGCTGGTTTTGCAGCGAATGCTCAAATAACAACCCCACAACCAAGCCCTGCTGCTAAAGTGACACAAGTTGTTGGTTTAACAGATGTAACCTTAGAATACTCTAGGCCGGCAATGCGAGGCAGAACAGTATTTGGAGATTTAGTACCTTTTGACAAAATGTGGAGAACAGGAGCTAATAAAAACTCAATTGTTACTTTTAGCAATGATGTAAAAGTTGCAGGGAAAGAACTTAAAGCAGGTTCATATGCTATTTTTACCGTTCCTGGAGAAGCAGTTTGGGAAGTTAATTTTTACACGAATACAGAAAACTGGGGAACTCCAGAAAGCTGGGATGCAAGTAAGGTTGCAGCGGTAGTAAAAATAAACCCAACGACAATAGCAGATAAAGCAGAATCTTTTACATTGGCAATCAATCACATTTCGGATAATGGTGCGCATTTAGAAATATCTTGGGATACGACTAAAGTTGCTATTCCTTTTGAAGTTCCTACCGATGCTACAGTGATGGAAGGAATAAGTAAAGTGATGGCTGGTCCTGGTGCGGGTGATTATTATGCATCTGCAGTATACTACTTAAATTCTGGTAAAGATATTAAGCAAGCTAAAGAATGGATGGACAAGGCTATGTCAATGACTGAGAAACCAGCATTCTGGCAACTAAGACAACAATCTCTTATCTATGCAAAAGCAGGTGATAAAAAAGGAGCTATAGAAGCAGCTAAAAAATCTTTAGCAGCGGCAGAAATAGCGAAGAATATGGATTACGTTAAAATGAATAAAGATTCATTAAAAGAATGGGGCGCAAAATAA
- a CDS encoding SRPBCC family protein, giving the protein MRLYRLHSKQQLPISKEKAWSFLSDPANLKVITPEAMGFEILSGADKQMYAGQIIQYNVSPIAGIKTRWVTEITHVEKGTYFVDEQRYGPYALWHHKHFISTTAQGIEMEDIIDYKIPFGWLGQLVHGLFIKKQLTTIFKYREDKLTSLFGSIEGAKNYLELKKI; this is encoded by the coding sequence ATGCGACTTTATAGATTACATTCAAAACAACAATTACCTATTTCTAAAGAGAAAGCATGGAGCTTCCTCTCTGACCCTGCTAATTTAAAAGTGATTACTCCAGAAGCTATGGGGTTTGAGATTTTATCTGGTGCCGATAAACAAATGTATGCAGGTCAAATTATACAATATAATGTTTCGCCAATTGCAGGTATTAAAACCCGTTGGGTAACAGAAATAACGCATGTAGAAAAGGGTACTTATTTCGTTGATGAACAGCGATATGGACCGTATGCACTTTGGCATCATAAACATTTTATAAGCACAACAGCGCAAGGTATAGAAATGGAAGACATCATAGATTATAAAATTCCATTCGGCTGGCTAGGACAACTAGTGCATGGCCTATTTATAAAAAAACAATTAACTACCATATTCAAATATAGAGAAGATAAACTTACATCTCTTTTTGGCTCCATAGAAGGAGCTAAAAATTATCTTGAACTAAAAAAAATATAA
- a CDS encoding SDR family NAD(P)-dependent oxidoreductase: MKKNILLIGGSHGIGLSIAKTLHENHTIFVASRTKEALEDLSVTHIPFDALTDELDTSLLPDTLDGFVFCPGSINLKPFKMMSLDTFHEDMELNFFSMVKVVKSIISRMAENSSMVFFSTVAVGTGMPFHTSVAAAKGAIEGFAKSMAAEYAPKIRVNVIAPSLVNTPLAKRLLNNDKKIEMMSERHPLKRVGTPEDIAAISVFLLSGNSTWMTGQVVGVDGGMSSLNIN, translated from the coding sequence ATGAAAAAAAATATACTCCTTATAGGGGGCTCTCACGGTATTGGTTTATCAATAGCCAAAACATTACATGAAAATCATACTATATTTGTAGCGTCTAGGACCAAAGAAGCTTTAGAAGATCTGTCGGTTACACATATTCCGTTTGATGCTTTAACTGATGAATTAGATACTTCACTCCTACCCGATACCTTAGACGGATTCGTATTTTGTCCTGGGAGTATCAATCTCAAACCTTTTAAAATGATGAGTTTAGATACCTTCCATGAAGATATGGAACTCAATTTTTTTAGCATGGTAAAAGTAGTTAAATCTATTATTTCAAGAATGGCAGAAAATTCTAGTATGGTCTTTTTCAGTACGGTTGCTGTAGGTACTGGTATGCCATTTCATACCAGCGTTGCTGCAGCCAAGGGAGCTATTGAAGGTTTTGCCAAATCCATGGCTGCCGAATATGCTCCAAAAATAAGAGTGAATGTCATTGCTCCATCTTTAGTAAACACACCGCTTGCGAAACGTTTATTGAATAACGATAAGAAAATTGAAATGATGTCTGAAAGACATCCTTTAAAGCGCGTAGGTACCCCTGAAGATATTGCCGCAATTTCTGTGTTTTTATTGAGTGGTAATAGTACTTGGATGACCGGACAAGTGGTGGGCGTTGACGGAGGAATGTCTAGTCTTAATATAAACTAA